Proteins found in one Triticum aestivum cultivar Chinese Spring chromosome 4D, IWGSC CS RefSeq v2.1, whole genome shotgun sequence genomic segment:
- the LOC123099712 gene encoding F-box/FBD/LRR-repeat protein At1g13570: MDAGNPEHRCRCPHGPRCTRGPRHGGLAAAALDPRVRAFPMDAATQAMYREHGMDPVTLESDVTTAMTFLHYVLPSPPFVSSRAALSAAFLPPQDDGGGVDRISGLPEELLRNIVSRLPAKDGARTAALSCRWRRVWLSTPLVLVDADLLPAGCGSSLRVERAHAQRVESAITHILDAHPGPFRFVHLISCHMQETPGRLARWLQLLAVKGVRELMLVNRPWPLDMALPATFFGMATLTRLYLGTLAFPNTADLPRGVSFPHLRELGLLGMAIVNRDMDFVLARSPVLEILCIQANVLLKWLSLVSRSLRCVQIIEGIDLNIVVKNAPNLERVIIWTSSARDGLHRIVKIGHAPALSLLGYLEPARHLLEIGNTIIKAGTKPSPSTTVPSVKILSLRVCFGVRNDAKMLPSFLRCFPNVERLHLESNETDEPTGKVNNKFWHEAGDIECIQSHLKLMVFYAFRGERGELSFLKFVLESARMLTKLVIVFCKGSFASMDEANSKVKPLFDARWASRGCSLVLFESPLETGDDKWVLNFERGSDFSTTDPFACTAALQGCTV, from the exons ATGGACGCCGGTAACCCTGAGCACCGGTGCAGGTGTCCCCATGGACCCCGGTGCACCCGCGGACCGCGCCATGGAGGCCTCGCGGCGGCGGCCCTGGACCCCCGTGTGCGGGCCTTCCCCATGGACGCCGCGACGCAGGCCATGTACCGGGAGCACGGCATGGACCCGGTCACCCTCGAGTCCGACGTGACCACCGCCATGACCTTCCTCCACTATGTCCTCCCCAGCCCGCCCTTCGTCTCCAGCCGCGCCGCCCTCTCCGCCGCCTTTCTCCCGCcccaggacgacggcggcggcgtcgaCCGCATCAGCGGCCTCCCCGAGGAGCTCCTCCGCAACATCGTCTCCCGCCTCCCCGCCAAGGAcggcgcgcgcaccgccgcgctcTCCTGCCGCTGGCGCCGGGTCTGGCTCTCCACCCCGCTCGTCCTCGTCGACGccgacctcctccccgccggaTGCGGCTCCAGCCTGCGGGTCGAGCGCGCCCACGCGCAGCGCGTCGAGTCCGCCATCACCCACATCCTCGACGCGCACCCGGGGCCCTTCCGCTTCGTCCACCTCATCTCATGCCACATGCAGGAGACCCCCGGCCGGCTCGCGCGCTGGCTCCAGCTCCTCGCCGTCAAGGGCGTCCGGGAGCTCATGCTCGTCAACCGCCCGTGGCCGCTCGACATGGCCCTCCCCGCCACCTTCTTCGGCATGGCCACCCTCACCCGCCTCTACCTTGGCACCCTTGCCTTCCCTAACACGGCCGACCTCCCGCGCGGAGTGTCATTCCCACACCTCCGCGAGCTGGGCCTCTTGGGCATGGCCATTGTGAACCGGGACATGGACTTCGTCCTCGCCAGGAGCCCTGTGCTGGAGATCCTCTGCATCCAAGCCAACGTTCTGCTCAAGTGGCTCAGCCTCGTCAGCCGCAGCCTCCGGTGCGTGCAGATCATAGAAGGCATCGATCTGAATATCGTCGTCAAGAACGCCCCTAACCTTGAGAGGGTCATCATCTGGACATCATCAGCCCGCGATGGCTTGCACAGGATTGTCAAGATTGGCCATGCCCCTGCGCTGAGCTTACTTGGCTACTTGGAGCCGGCACGACACCTGCTAGAGATCGGCAACACCATCATCAAG GCTGGGACGAAGCCAAGCCCAAGCACCACGGTCCCGAGCGTTAAGATCCTCAGCTTAAGAGTGTGCTTTGGTGTCCGCAACGATGCTAAGATGCTGCCGAGCTTCCTCAGATGCTTCCCCAACGTCGAGAGGCTACATCTCGAG TCCAATGAGACCGACGAGCCCACAGGCAAGGTCAACAACAAGTTCTGGCACGAGGCCGGCGACATCGAGTGCATCCAGTCACACCTTAAGCTGATGGTCTTCTACGCCTTCCGAGGGGAGAGGGGCGAGCTCTCCTTCCTCAAGTTCGTCCTGGAGAGCGCTCGGATGCTGACGAAGCTGGTGATTGTGTTCTGCAAAGGGAGCTTCGCTTCCATGGACGAGGCCAACTCCAAAGTGAAACCTCTGTTCGACGCAAGATGGGCCAGCCGAGGCTGTTCGCTGGTGCTCTTTGAGAGTCCACTCGAAACGGGAGATGACAAGTGGGTGCTGAACTTCGAGAGAGGATCTGATTTCTCCACGACGGACCCGTTCGCGTGCACTGCTGCTCTTCAGGGCTGCACCGTCTGA